In the genome of Longimicrobium sp., the window GCGATCCCCCTGGGCGCGCAGGAACCCCGCGACACCGCCGCGGCGCCGGAGCGCGCGCCGGGGGGAGCCGTCCGCGCGCTGACCACCATCGGCGGGGCGGCGGAAGAAGGGCTGCGCGACGCACAGCTGCGCGGGCGGGCGCCGGTGGACGGCTTCCTGCTCCGCTCGCCCTCGTCGCTCGCCGCCGACCGGGGGAACGGGGTTTGGATCGTGGCGCCCGAGGCCACCCTCGCCTGGAACTCGCGGATCCCCTTCTCCATCAACGACGGCGCGCTCTGGGCCGCCAGGGGGATCAGCGGCCTGGTGATGGCCGGCGTGCAGGCCCAGGCCGGTGCGGTGCGGCTGGTGCTGGCCCCGGAGCTGTCGTACACCGAGAACGGCGCCTTCGACGACATCCTTCCGTACGACTGGGGACCGGAGCAGCGGGCCCGCTACCGGGCGCCCTGGCAGAGCGGCGTCCATTCCATCGACCTGCCGGTGCGGCCGGGCAGCGGTGAGCGGCGGCGGCTCCATCCCGGGCAGTCGTCGCTGACGGTGCGCGCGGGCCCCGTGGCGCTCGGCGCGGCGACCGAGAACCAGTGGTGGGGGCCGGGCGTGCGCAGCGCCGTGCTCCTGGGCGGGCAGGCGGCGGGCATCCCCCACCTGTTCCTGCGGACGGCCCGGCCCCTGGGCACGCCGCTGGGCCGGGTGGAGGCGCGGTGGATCGCGGGGGGGCTGCGCGAGTCGGAGGGGTTCAACACCGACGCGAGCGACGACTGGCGTTCGCTCAGCGCCGCCGCGGTGGTGCTGACGCCGGCGGACGGGGTGTCGCTGGGCATCGCGCGCTCCGTGTACTCCGGCGCCGGCGGCGCGGCGGGAGTGCTGAAGAACGGCGCGGACGTGCTCCTTCGCTGGCGCGGCGCGGGGGACACGGCGGCCGCGCGGCCCTTCGAGCAGATGACCAGCCTCTTCGGGCGCATGGTCCTTCCCGCCGACGGGGCCGAGGCCTACGCCGAGTGGGTGCGCTACCGTCTTCCCGGCTCCGTGCGCGAACTGCTGGAGCGCCCCGAGCACACGCAGGGGTACACCGTGGGGATGCAGTGGCTGCGCCCGGCTCCCGGCGGGGGCGTGCGGCTGCAGGCCGAGCACACCTACCTGGAAAAGAGCCCCTCCTACCGCGCCCTGCCGATGGGAAGCTACTACGCCAGCGCCGCCGTTCCGCAGGGCTACACCCACGAGGGCCAGGTGATCGGGTCGCCCGTGGGGCCCGGCGCCTCGGGACAGTGGCTGGGGGTAGACTGGCTGGGCCGCGGCGCGCGGGCGGGGGTCTTCGCGGGGCGCATCCGCTGGGCCAACGACGCCCTGTACGACAAGCCGGCTCCCAACTCGGCGTTCCGCGGCCACGACGTCACCCTGCTGGCGGGGCTTCGCGGCGCGGCCGACGTCGGCGGGGCGCGCGTCAGCGCCGAGTGGACCGCCGGCAAGCGCTGGAACTACCTGTTCCAGGGCTACGCATTCGACTGGAACCAGCGCGAGAATACCGTGAACGTGGTGAACCACACGCTGCGGCTGCAGGTTTCGGCGGCGCCGGGGAGGGGCCGATGAGGCGGGGCTGGCTGGTGCTGCTGCCGCTCCTGGCGGCCGGGTGCGGGCTGCTGGAGCCCGAACCGGCCGACCAGATCGTCGGGCGCTACCGGCTGTCCACGTACGGCGGGCAGCCCCTTCCCGCGGTGATCGGGGGAAGCCCGGCCGGCGACCGCGTGGAGCTGCGGTCGGCCGAGCTGGAGCTGCGGAGGAACTTCCGGTGGGTGCTCGTCAGGAACGTCGAATCGGTCACCGGCCAGCTGCGGACCCCGGCGGTCCTGGCCGACTCGGGCATCTTCCGGTTCAACACCGTCCCCGGCGAGATCTTCGTGATCACCCCCGAGGACGGCCGGCCGCATCCCGCCAACGTCCGGGGCGCCGACACGGTCGACGTGTTCTGGAGCTACCAGCGGCACGACGTCTTCGTCCGCTAGCCGCCGGGCCTCCGCCCCAGGAGCCGCCGCCAGAAGCCCGCGCGCTCCGGCAGCGGAGGCACCTCCTGCGGGGGCTCGCCGGCCAGCATCCGGGCCGGGTTCACCTCCGAAAGCATCCGCAGCTGCTCCTGCCCCCCCCGGGCCAGGAGCATTTCCCGCGCGGAGCCCACGCCCAGGCGCCCGCGGGCGTGGTGGTCGCTGGACAGGTAGTCGGCCCAGCCGCGGTTCAGCAGGGCCCACGCGATCCGCTGCGGCCCCGGGCCGTACCGCCCCGCCAGCGATCCCCAGTTCACCTGCAGGGCCGCCCCCACCCGGCGCCACTCCTCCGGCCCCGCCAGGTCGTCGCCCACCTGCGGATACCGCTCCGGGTGCGCCACGATGG includes:
- a CDS encoding capsule assembly Wzi family protein, with translation AIPLGAQEPRDTAAAPERAPGGAVRALTTIGGAAEEGLRDAQLRGRAPVDGFLLRSPSSLAADRGNGVWIVAPEATLAWNSRIPFSINDGALWAARGISGLVMAGVQAQAGAVRLVLAPELSYTENGAFDDILPYDWGPEQRARYRAPWQSGVHSIDLPVRPGSGERRRLHPGQSSLTVRAGPVALGAATENQWWGPGVRSAVLLGGQAAGIPHLFLRTARPLGTPLGRVEARWIAGGLRESEGFNTDASDDWRSLSAAAVVLTPADGVSLGIARSVYSGAGGAAGVLKNGADVLLRWRGAGDTAAARPFEQMTSLFGRMVLPADGAEAYAEWVRYRLPGSVRELLERPEHTQGYTVGMQWLRPAPGGGVRLQAEHTYLEKSPSYRALPMGSYYASAAVPQGYTHEGQVIGSPVGPGASGQWLGVDWLGRGARAGVFAGRIRWANDALYDKPAPNSAFRGHDVTLLAGLRGAADVGGARVSAEWTAGKRWNYLFQGYAFDWNQRENTVNVVNHTLRLQVSAAPGRGR